Proteins from a single region of Cupriavidus sp. MP-37:
- a CDS encoding tripartite tricarboxylate transporter substrate binding protein, with translation MHARHAFAATATALIAMTTPAQAADPAASWPARPLTIVVTYPPGGGADLMARLIAPALGRELGQTVVVENRPGAGGQIGAAYVAKAAPDGYTLMVDASSYAVNPSLYPRLPYDPDKAFRPLGVLARYPNVLVATASFPAGKVSDVVAMARQKPGSVAFASSGNGSAQHLAGVLFEQRAGVDLLHVPYKGGGPAMTDVIAGQVPLFFANVASSLQHIQAGKLKPLAVTSLSRTTALPAVPTMQEAGVASYEVYEWNAAFVPAATPEPIVAKLADALQKVMTSAQIRQRVAELGGEVVAAPPAQARQFIDGQARLWARVIRDGNIKPE, from the coding sequence ATGCACGCTCGCCACGCGTTCGCCGCCACAGCAACGGCGCTGATCGCCATGACCACGCCCGCGCAGGCGGCCGATCCCGCCGCAAGCTGGCCGGCACGTCCCCTCACCATCGTGGTGACGTACCCGCCGGGTGGCGGCGCAGACCTGATGGCGCGGTTGATCGCGCCGGCGCTCGGGCGCGAACTGGGACAGACCGTGGTGGTCGAGAACCGGCCCGGTGCGGGCGGGCAGATCGGCGCCGCCTATGTCGCCAAGGCGGCGCCCGACGGCTACACGTTGATGGTCGATGCGTCGTCCTATGCCGTGAATCCGAGCCTCTATCCGCGCCTGCCCTACGATCCGGACAAGGCGTTCCGGCCGCTCGGCGTACTGGCGCGCTATCCCAACGTGCTGGTGGCCACCGCCAGCTTTCCGGCGGGCAAGGTCAGCGATGTCGTGGCCATGGCCCGGCAGAAGCCGGGCTCGGTGGCCTTTGCCTCCTCGGGCAACGGCTCGGCGCAGCATCTGGCCGGGGTCCTGTTCGAGCAGCGCGCCGGCGTCGACCTTCTGCACGTGCCCTACAAGGGCGGCGGCCCAGCCATGACCGATGTCATCGCCGGCCAGGTGCCGCTGTTCTTCGCCAACGTGGCCTCGAGCCTGCAGCACATCCAGGCCGGCAAGCTCAAGCCGCTGGCGGTGACCAGCCTGTCGCGCACCACGGCGCTCCCGGCCGTGCCGACCATGCAGGAAGCCGGCGTGGCCAGCTACGAGGTCTACGAATGGAACGCGGCGTTCGTCCCCGCCGCGACACCGGAGCCGATCGTCGCGAAGCTTGCCGACGCGCTGCAGAAGGTCATGACCAGTGCACAGATCCGGCAACGCGTGGCCGAGCTGGGTGGCGAGGTGGTGGCGGCACCGCCGGCGCAAGCGCGACAGTTCATCGACGGGCAGGCGCGGCTATGGGCCAGGGTCATCCGCGACGGCAACATCAAACCCGAATAA
- a CDS encoding tripartite tricarboxylate transporter substrate binding protein, which yields MTAANPFRRQLLKAGAALGACALAPTLARAQAWPAKPIRLVVPFAPGGSSEIVARSTAAELTKLLGVSVFVENKPGAAGNIAMGEVARADDNHTLILGHIGTLAVNPFIFAKLPYDPVKDFRAISLLSKVPSLYVVHPDVPAKNLKEFVALAKSKPGKLNYGSAGNGSAGHLAFEYLKAATGTFITHVPYRGSGPQITDLLSGRLEAAAVGAPAILQFIKAGKVRCIATGTTQRIAQLPDVPTVAEQGYPGFEMTQWYGLLAPASLPQPAADKLADATMKAVKSQSSVERLSADAAIVVGGTPAEFSRFIAQEQQRWKPIIARAGIKPD from the coding sequence ATGACCGCAGCCAACCCCTTTCGCCGCCAACTGCTCAAGGCCGGCGCAGCGCTCGGCGCGTGCGCGCTGGCGCCCACCCTCGCCCGCGCGCAGGCCTGGCCGGCCAAGCCGATCCGGCTGGTGGTGCCGTTCGCGCCGGGCGGCAGTTCCGAGATCGTTGCGCGCTCGACCGCGGCGGAGCTGACCAAGCTGCTCGGCGTGTCCGTATTCGTCGAGAACAAGCCGGGGGCCGCCGGCAATATCGCGATGGGCGAAGTCGCGCGCGCCGACGACAACCACACGCTGATCCTCGGCCATATCGGCACGCTCGCGGTCAACCCCTTCATCTTCGCGAAGCTGCCGTACGACCCGGTCAAGGACTTCCGCGCGATCTCGCTGCTGTCCAAGGTGCCGAGCCTGTACGTGGTCCATCCCGACGTGCCCGCGAAGAACCTGAAAGAATTCGTGGCGCTCGCCAAGAGCAAGCCCGGCAAGCTCAACTATGGTTCAGCCGGCAACGGCAGCGCCGGCCACCTGGCCTTTGAATACCTGAAGGCCGCCACCGGCACCTTCATTACCCACGTGCCGTACCGCGGCAGCGGCCCGCAGATCACCGACCTGCTGTCCGGCCGGCTGGAAGCCGCCGCGGTCGGCGCGCCCGCAATCCTTCAGTTCATCAAGGCCGGCAAGGTGCGCTGCATCGCCACCGGCACGACCCAGCGCATCGCGCAGTTGCCGGACGTGCCGACGGTGGCGGAGCAAGGCTATCCCGGCTTCGAGATGACGCAGTGGTATGGCCTGCTGGCGCCGGCATCACTGCCCCAGCCTGCCGCCGACAAGCTGGCCGACGCCACCATGAAAGCCGTGAAGAGCCAGAGCTCGGTCGAGCGCCTGAGCGCGGACGCGGCCATCGTGGTGGGCGGCACGCCGGCGGAATTCTCGCGCTTCATCGCGCAGGAGCAGCAGCGCTGGAAGCCGATCATTGCGCGGGCCGGTATCAAGCCGGACTGA